One window of Pseudomonas sp. ML2-2023-3 genomic DNA carries:
- a CDS encoding YfiR family protein, protein MDVAVSSTEQYFGWRLRLLAFCLLLLSVPCLAQAEAPINLADQRAKAVTQVVLGILSYARWPSEPAQLQLCIIGPTEYTDDLIKGATQSSGRPVQVHRVLASDPGIASDCNAVYLGKLSVEERSGLFTRLNTKAVLSISEDSDQCTVGSLFCLHVRDEQVSFEVNLDSVARSGVRIHPSVLQLSRRRAAEP, encoded by the coding sequence ATGGACGTGGCTGTCTCATCGACAGAACAGTACTTTGGATGGCGGCTTCGGCTGCTTGCATTTTGCTTGTTACTGCTGAGCGTTCCTTGCCTGGCTCAAGCTGAAGCGCCAATCAACCTGGCTGATCAGCGTGCCAAGGCTGTGACTCAAGTGGTCCTTGGCATCCTGAGTTATGCACGCTGGCCCTCCGAGCCGGCGCAATTGCAGCTATGCATCATCGGCCCCACCGAATACACCGATGACCTGATCAAGGGCGCGACGCAATCCAGTGGCAGGCCGGTGCAGGTGCACCGCGTGCTGGCCAGTGATCCGGGCATTGCCAGCGACTGCAACGCGGTCTATCTGGGCAAGCTCAGCGTTGAGGAACGCAGTGGTCTATTCACCCGGCTGAATACCAAAGCCGTTCTGAGCATCAGCGAAGACAGTGATCAATGCACCGTTGGCAGCCTTTTTTGCTTGCACGTACGCGATGAGCAAGTGTCGTTTGAGGTCAATCTCGACTCCGTGGCCCGCAGCGGCGTACGTATACATCCCAGTGTGTTGCAGCTGTCACGCCGCCGGGCGGCAGAGCCATGA